The Bernardetia sp. ABR2-2B DNA window TTCTCAAAACCTTTTGAAGTCTTTCAGTCAGTTTGTGTTCATTTTGCTTTCCTTCCAAAAGAACCATAGAAAGGCAAGAACGATGTGTTTTATTGTCTCTATGCGTATGAGAGTCATTAGGAGAAAGAGCTTGATTAAGCTGTGCTTCCCATCGCTTAGAAAATTCTATATCTTCTTGTAAATTATTTTGAGAAAAAGAAGGTGCTGGAATACTATACAGTCCAATAAAACCTAAAATAAATAGGTAAATAGGCAGCTTTGAAATTTTAAAAGTAGAGTAAAACATCATTTTTTGGATAGTTTGAAGGAAACAACAGATTATATACGGATACTCTAAGATATAAAAATCTAAGCTATTTTACATGAAAAAAGTCCACGAAAAGATGCTTTTCGTAGACTTTTCTATTTCATTTTTTTACTATTCCCCAAAGAAGTAGCTTACTGAAAGACTGATTACACGATTCTGAATTTTATTATCTTTTCTAAAATCATCATTTCCTTCTGTTCTAGCGAACCAGTTTCCTAATCCATAGGAATAGCCAACATTAAAAAGAAGATTGTTTAATTTATAGCCAACTCCAGCATTCAAACCATAATCAAAGCCATTGTATGGAGTTTCATCGTCTTCAAGATCATCATCTTGAGTAACCTCTCGGTAGTAAGGTGTATAGGTAGCTTCATCTGTTGTAGTTTCTTCTGAAACTAAACCACCAAAGTTAAGTTTTGTAGTTGTTTCTGATTTACCTCTTCCTCCTATTCCGAAAGCTGTATAAGGTCCTGCATATATTTGAAAGTTATTAATTTTATATGCTAAATTAATAGGAACTTCTAAATAATAAAGACTAGCATAACCTTTCTGTGTGAACTCTGAAAATTCATCTTTTTCAGATTCATTGAGACTAAAACCCTTTATACTAAATAATAAACTAGGTTGTAAACTCAAAGCCTCATTTATATCATAGTTAGTAGTAGCACCCACATGATAACGAAATAACATTTTTGTATCTGATTCATCATCTTCAGAAATAATACCAATATTATTGATATTCAAACCTGCTTTAACTCCAAACTGAACTTGAGCTTCTATGTGAGTAAACACAAATAAAAATAAAATAGCAAAAACAGCACTTTTGATAACATTCATAACTAATGAATTTTGTATAAAAAATTACAAATAATAATTAAAATGATTAGTAAGGGGATATTTTTTTTTGTAAAGATAAAAAAACTTACGACAATAAAGCACCTGCAATAGTAGCCGTCATCATACAAGCAAGTGTCGCAGCAAGTAAGGCTTTCAACCCAAGACGAGAAAGATTAGCTTGTTGATTAGGTGCCATTGCTCCAATTCCTCCAATCTGAATAGCAATAGAGCTAAAATTAGAAAAACCACAGAGCGCAAAAGTAGCAATTGTGATTGATTTAGCTGAAATCAATCCTTTTTCTTGAAGGTCTGCCAAGCTTACATAGGCTACAAATTCATTAATAACTGTTTTTTGTCCTAAAAGACTTCCTACTTGAAGTGTATCAGCCCATTCTACACCAATGACAAAGGCTGCCACACGAAATACTTGTCCTAAAATATACTCCATTGAAAGTTTATTGAAAACTCCATTAGTACTTTCTGCAATAATTGCATTTAGGGTTGTCCAATCCCCAACAACTTCAAGCATATAATTTAGAAGTGCGATAACGGCAATAAAAGCCAAAAGCATTGCACCAATATTTAGGGCTAGTTTTAATCCTTCTCCTGCTCCAATTGCCAAAGCATCGATAACATTTGCCCCTAATGTTTCTTTATTTACCTTTAATTCTGAATCAATGAGTTCTGGTTTTGTTTCTGGAATGAGCATTTTAGCAAATACAATTCCTGCTGGTGCATTCATAATCGATGCACTAAGAAGTTGAGCAGCTACTTCAGCTTGTTTTACTAAATCTGCTCCACCAAGGAAAGCAACATAACTTCCCAAAACACTTCCTGCAATCGTTGCCATTCCTCCAGTCATCAAACACATAAGTTCGGAAGTAGTCATTTTGGCAATAAAAGGACGCACTAAAAGAGGAGCTTCTGTTTGTCCTAGGAAAATATTTCCTGCTGCTGAAAGACTTTCTGCACCAGATAAACCCATTGTCTTTGCCATCAGCCAAGCAATTCCGTAAGATAGTTTTTGTAAAATTCCTAAATAATATAACCCTGTGGTTACGGCAGAAAAGAAAATAACTGTAGGCAAGACTTGAAAAGCGAAAATAAAACCACTTTTGGGAACATCAGCCAAATCACTAAAGAGAAATTTTGCTCCGTCATTAGCAAAGCTCAAAAACTTTACGAAGCCTTCACTTACAGAACGGAATATCTGTGCTACTTGAGGAACTTGAGTAATTAATATTCCAAAAATTACTTGTAAGAGAAGTCCGATTCCGACTAGTTTCCAGTTTATAGCCTTTCGATTACTAGAAAACGCATACGCCACACTTAGTAAAACTAACATTCCTAACAATCCTCTCAAATAATCCATAATTTTGTAAAAATCTTAAATACTTGACTTTAAAAACAATTAAACAGCGAAAGTAGAGTAAATTATTCAGATTTAGAAATTAGAAGCCAAATTTGATTGTTTTTTGATTGAAATCTGATACAAGATTACAGACATAACCTTGTATCAGATATTTTAGATCCTATTGCTTTTTAAACACTACACTTTTAAAATTTTGTCCTGATATTTTAAATGTTATTATTTTATCATTCTCATCATAGACAAAATCTAGTTTTCCTAATTGTGGGGAATAAAAACTATTTATTGCAAAAGGCTTCAATTCAATACTATCAAAGGCTCTTCTTACAACTAAATGATTGTTTTCTACAACTAATTTAAAATCAATAGCATATTCTTCATTTCTAAATATTCCAGTAAAGTCTTCTAACTTTACATCTTTTGCATCAAAAGTAGGAATAGTTATTTTCTTGCATTCATAAGTAAAATCTGCAATATGAAAATCAAATCTATCTTCATAGAAAGTAAACTTAGAATGAGGTAGATAGGGAAACTCAAACGTGTTTTTATTTATTGAAGGAAGAGGATTTTGTTCTTTAGTTCCATACGATTGAAAAAATAATGTATCATTTTGAGCTAGGATAGTAAAATATATACTAGGGTAAAACTCATATGTTCCTTCATATTTTTCTAGTTGTTCATTAGTAATTATTGTTTTTGAGGTTTTGTCTTCTTGTATTTCATCTTTTAATAAAATGTCAAGTGTTTGATGAACCATATCTAAAGGCGAAAAATCATTAGTATTTGCCAAAATTACAATAGATAACTTATGTTTTGGAACATGCAAAATATAAGAACGGTAGGCTACATCTCCTCCTCCATGAAAGACAATATCTAATCCTTTATACTTTCCAAATTGCAGTCCCAGTCCGTAATTAATTTTCTTTCCAGACTTTAAATAAGTAGCTTGTTCCATTTTATTATAAAACTCTCTGCTTCCCACCTTAGGAGATTGATAATTTTTTGCCCATAAAATCAAATCATTGATTGTAGTATTAATTCCAGACGAACCTATTGTTCCAAGATGTAAAGGATGTTTTTCGTAACTATTACCTACAAATCTATAAGAATTTGCTTTATTTTTTATCAAAATATTAACATCATCAATCGCTTTAGAAGCATTCATTCCGAGAGGTAAAAATATTTTTTCTTCTAACTGCTCTTTGAAAGGCTTTTGACCCACTCTTTCTATAATTTCAGCTAATAAAATGTAGCCTGTGTTATTGTATTCGTATTTTTCCTTCGGTTCAAAATTAGTTTGTTTAGTCTTTAATAAAAACTTCACAACTTCTTTATGCGTCATCTGACCTTCTGGATATGCGCCTTTCAAATTCATCAGTTCGTGTATGTTGGGCAGACCATGCGTATGATTTGTTAGCTCTTTTATAGTAATTTTATTGGGTAAGTGTTTCAATTCTGGCAAGTGAGTTCTGATGTCGTCTGCGAAAGATAATTTACCTTCTTTTTCTAATAAGAGAGCCAAAAAAGTAGTAAACTGTTTAGAAACAGAGGCAATATGAAACATTGTAGAATCAGTAATAGAAATTTGATGTTCTATATTGGATAATCCTTTGGCGTTTTTGTAGGTTGTCTGTCCGTTTTCGATGATGGCAAAAGCAGCACCTGTTTTATTGGATGGATAAAGAGAATTAAATAAAGAATCAATTTTTTGATAGGGTTTTTCTATAAAATTATTTTGTCCTAAAACATAGAGAGACTGAAAAAATAAAAATACGAAAGCGATAATACAGGTTTGAGATTTCATTATTAAATGGTTTTTGTTTGAGATATTTGATTTCCAACAAAAGTGAAAAATATCCCTACACAAATCGTCCGACTACCGAAAAACGAACTCATTTCTCTCAAAAAAAGTGTCCGTTTTAAAGTCAGACTACACTTAACTTACTGATTTTCTGTATTTTGTGGGTGTTTGGTTGGTTTCTTTTTTAAAGGCTGTATAGAAAGAAGACTTTGAATTAAAACCTACTTCATAAAGTATTTCTAAGACGGTTAGGTTGGGTTGCTGCTTCAATAATCGTTTGGCATCGTTGATTCTAAACTCATTGATGTAATCAAAAAAATGCTTTCCGATGTGTTGATTGATAAGTCCAGAAAGTTGTTTTTCAGAAAGATTTATTGCTATTGCCAGTTTTTGTAAACTAAGTTCAGGATCTAAATACGGTTTCTCATTCTTCATATAATCGGTAAGCTGTTGGAGGCTTGACTGAGTTTGAGCATCTATTTGTTGTTTAGATTGAATAGAAGAGGCAGATAAGTTTTTATCCACGCCAACAAACAAACTTGGATTGTAAAGAGCCTTCAAAACAAACCAACAGATAATAAATAAAGCAAAAAGACTACTCAATAAAATTAGGCTTGTAAGTACGATTTTATTTTGTTCGGAGGATACAAAATTCCGAAGCTGGACAAAACTATTTCCAATCAGAAACAAAATAGTTACTTGCAAAAGCCATTTGTAGGTGTTTTGATGATTAGTAGAATAATTTTCTTGATATAATTTCTTAAAGCGATACAAAGTAAAAAACACAGCAATAATATAACTATAATACTGAATTTGAGCAGTAATTTTATAAATTATATAACTCATTTCTGAAATAGAAGTGGCTATCAAAAATATAGAAAAAACAAAAAATGGAAGCGTATGTAGAAAGTGCTTTGATTCTAGTTTAAAATTGAAATAACAGACTGATTGCACATAAAAATAGTAAAAAGGCATCTGGAGCAAAACAGAAGCAACTCTACTACTTTGCAGTATTGGATTTGAAATGGACAGAAATAGACCCGATAAATCAAGAGTAGTAACGAGCAGAAAGGCTGCAAATAAATAATTTGAAGTTTTCTTCTTTGACTTTGCAGTAATCAGAAAAACGGAGAGTAAGAGCATCAGAAAAACGACAATTTTTCCAATGTCGTTTATTAGTTCGATGAGGAGTATCAAAGGTTAAAAGATAAAATTTGAGAAACAAATATAAATTTACTCACAAGAGAATCACAAAAATAGCAATTATGGTATATACAATTCGTCTTGTTCCTTCTTCTTACGAATTTTCTCTTCAGCATTTATTTTACGAGCTTTTATAGCTCCTACAATAGCAAAAATAGTGAATAAAAAAAACAAGAAGGCATATGTTTCATCAGCATATTTTTCTGAAATATCATTTAGTCTTCCTTCCTGTGGTTCTTGCTTATTATATGCAACTTCTACCTTATCGCCTTTTCTGAAACTTGGAATATTAATATTGCTTTGTACTACATTATCTATCACAAATCTCTCTCCTTCTGCATCTAGAAACTCTATTGAATAACTAGCCTTACCACCTACTGATTTTTCAAAGGTTTTAACTACACCTTGTGTTATTGTATTTCTAGGTTGTGTACTTACTACTTTGAATGATAAGTATATTGTAACGCAACTGAACATCAAAATAAAAAAATAGCGTAAAATCA harbors:
- a CDS encoding porin family protein, giving the protein MNVIKSAVFAILFLFVFTHIEAQVQFGVKAGLNINNIGIISEDDESDTKMLFRYHVGATTNYDINEALSLQPSLLFSIKGFSLNESEKDEFSEFTQKGYASLYYLEVPINLAYKINNFQIYAGPYTAFGIGGRGKSETTTKLNFGGLVSEETTTDEATYTPYYREVTQDDDLEDDETPYNGFDYGLNAGVGYKLNNLLFNVGYSYGLGNWFARTEGNDDFRKDNKIQNRVISLSVSYFFGE
- a CDS encoding DUF3592 domain-containing protein, with protein sequence MILRYFFILMFSCVTIYLSFKVVSTQPRNTITQGVVKTFEKSVGGKASYSIEFLDAEGERFVIDNVVQSNINIPSFRKGDKVEVAYNKQEPQEGRLNDISEKYADETYAFLFFLFTIFAIVGAIKARKINAEEKIRKKKEQDELYIP
- a CDS encoding serine hydrolase domain-containing protein, producing MKSQTCIIAFVFLFFQSLYVLGQNNFIEKPYQKIDSLFNSLYPSNKTGAAFAIIENGQTTYKNAKGLSNIEHQISITDSTMFHIASVSKQFTTFLALLLEKEGKLSFADDIRTHLPELKHLPNKITIKELTNHTHGLPNIHELMNLKGAYPEGQMTHKEVVKFLLKTKQTNFEPKEKYEYNNTGYILLAEIIERVGQKPFKEQLEEKIFLPLGMNASKAIDDVNILIKNKANSYRFVGNSYEKHPLHLGTIGSSGINTTINDLILWAKNYQSPKVGSREFYNKMEQATYLKSGKKINYGLGLQFGKYKGLDIVFHGGGDVAYRSYILHVPKHKLSIVILANTNDFSPLDMVHQTLDILLKDEIQEDKTSKTIITNEQLEKYEGTYEFYPSIYFTILAQNDTLFFQSYGTKEQNPLPSINKNTFEFPYLPHSKFTFYEDRFDFHIADFTYECKKITIPTFDAKDVKLEDFTGIFRNEEYAIDFKLVVENNHLVVRRAFDSIELKPFAINSFYSPQLGKLDFVYDENDKIITFKISGQNFKSVVFKKQ
- a CDS encoding helix-turn-helix domain-containing protein, translated to MILLIELINDIGKIVVFLMLLLSVFLITAKSKKKTSNYLFAAFLLVTTLDLSGLFLSISNPILQSSRVASVLLQMPFYYFYVQSVCYFNFKLESKHFLHTLPFFVFSIFLIATSISEMSYIIYKITAQIQYYSYIIAVFFTLYRFKKLYQENYSTNHQNTYKWLLQVTILFLIGNSFVQLRNFVSSEQNKIVLTSLILLSSLFALFIICWFVLKALYNPSLFVGVDKNLSASSIQSKQQIDAQTQSSLQQLTDYMKNEKPYLDPELSLQKLAIAINLSEKQLSGLINQHIGKHFFDYINEFRINDAKRLLKQQPNLTVLEILYEVGFNSKSSFYTAFKKETNQTPTKYRKSVS
- a CDS encoding nucleoside transporter C-terminal domain-containing protein, whose amino-acid sequence is MDYLRGLLGMLVLLSVAYAFSSNRKAINWKLVGIGLLLQVIFGILITQVPQVAQIFRSVSEGFVKFLSFANDGAKFLFSDLADVPKSGFIFAFQVLPTVIFFSAVTTGLYYLGILQKLSYGIAWLMAKTMGLSGAESLSAAGNIFLGQTEAPLLVRPFIAKMTTSELMCLMTGGMATIAGSVLGSYVAFLGGADLVKQAEVAAQLLSASIMNAPAGIVFAKMLIPETKPELIDSELKVNKETLGANVIDALAIGAGEGLKLALNIGAMLLAFIAVIALLNYMLEVVGDWTTLNAIIAESTNGVFNKLSMEYILGQVFRVAAFVIGVEWADTLQVGSLLGQKTVINEFVAYVSLADLQEKGLISAKSITIATFALCGFSNFSSIAIQIGGIGAMAPNQQANLSRLGLKALLAATLACMMTATIAGALLS